Proteins from a single region of Nocardiopsis dassonvillei subsp. dassonvillei DSM 43111:
- a CDS encoding HelD family protein, translating to MEFCQTGADEGASSALTVEQARISTMYERLDALRAHTSEQLASAHLQERGGYAALVERETRSYEQARRRAQLGAVEEGLCFGRVDLSHGGGGPETRYVGRIGLRDADYETILVDWRAPAARPFYAATPGDPHGVTRRRHLRVRRRRVLGLDDEVFDPDGLTDADRRQLVGEAALLASLRRGRTGRMGDIVATIQAEQDRVIRARLAGVLVVQGGPGTGKTVAALHRAAYLLYTHRAVLERRGVLVVGPNPAFLRYVGDVLPSLGETDAVMRTVGELFPGVAASRRDAHAAAAVKGCLAMADLVHAAVADRQRTPLEAFGGADLVVETDAGALTVPGALCERVLRTARGLRLPHNTARKYVVGSLLTELARAESRLLGRPADEEDLEFAGARLWSEDPVREALEALWPHLTPQRLLRELFADPAALERVGARAGFGGDACALLARSVGEPWTVEDVPLLDEAAELLGEDGGAARALERREDAERAEEERYAQGVLEFTGLFEDRMMDAAALAARHRDAGAARTTADRAGADREWTYGHVIVDEAQELSPMAWRTVMRRVPTRSLTVVGDVAQTGSAAGARSWLEALEPYAPGKVHVERLRVNYRTPEPIMAVAADVLRMVAPGEEVPESVREEGDPPRAVRLASLAELPALVAEEATAIGEGRVAVVTADRHADEVAAALPGAARPGTAAPGRVRDPLEEAVVVLTATESKGLEFDAVVVVEPGAVLAQPRGGNDLYVAVTRATRRLAVAHTGELPRVLGRLAGAAQG from the coding sequence ATGGAGTTCTGTCAAACCGGCGCCGACGAGGGCGCCTCGTCGGCCCTGACCGTGGAACAGGCCAGGATCAGCACGATGTACGAGCGCCTGGACGCCCTGCGCGCCCACACCTCCGAACAGCTCGCCTCCGCCCACCTCCAGGAACGCGGGGGGTACGCGGCTCTCGTGGAGCGCGAGACCCGCTCCTACGAGCAGGCGCGCCGCCGCGCCCAGCTGGGGGCGGTCGAGGAGGGTCTGTGCTTCGGCCGCGTCGACCTCTCCCACGGGGGCGGCGGACCCGAGACACGGTACGTGGGCCGGATCGGGCTGCGCGACGCCGACTACGAGACCATCCTGGTGGACTGGCGGGCGCCGGCCGCACGCCCCTTCTACGCGGCCACCCCCGGGGACCCGCACGGGGTCACCCGCCGCCGCCACCTGCGGGTGCGCCGCCGCAGGGTGCTCGGACTCGACGACGAGGTGTTCGACCCCGACGGGCTGACCGACGCCGACCGCCGCCAGCTGGTCGGGGAGGCCGCGCTCCTGGCGTCGCTGCGCCGGGGCCGGACCGGGCGGATGGGCGACATCGTGGCCACCATCCAGGCCGAGCAGGACCGCGTCATCCGCGCCCGGCTGGCCGGGGTGCTGGTGGTCCAGGGCGGGCCCGGCACCGGCAAGACCGTGGCGGCGCTGCACCGCGCCGCCTACCTGCTCTACACCCACCGCGCCGTGCTAGAGCGGCGCGGGGTGCTGGTGGTGGGTCCCAACCCGGCGTTCCTGCGCTACGTGGGCGACGTACTGCCCTCCCTGGGGGAGACCGACGCGGTGATGCGCACGGTCGGGGAGCTGTTCCCGGGGGTGGCGGCCTCCCGCCGCGACGCGCACGCCGCGGCGGCGGTGAAGGGCTGCCTGGCGATGGCCGACCTGGTGCACGCGGCCGTGGCCGACCGCCAGCGCACGCCGCTGGAGGCTTTCGGCGGCGCGGACCTGGTCGTGGAGACCGACGCGGGTGCGCTCACCGTGCCGGGGGCGCTGTGCGAACGGGTGCTGCGGACCGCGCGGGGACTGCGCCTGCCGCACAACACCGCGCGCAAGTACGTGGTCGGTTCCCTGCTCACGGAGCTGGCCCGGGCCGAGTCGCGCCTGCTCGGACGGCCCGCGGACGAGGAGGACCTGGAGTTCGCGGGCGCACGGCTGTGGTCGGAGGATCCGGTGCGGGAGGCTCTGGAGGCCCTGTGGCCGCACCTGACCCCGCAGCGGCTGCTGCGGGAGCTGTTCGCCGACCCGGCCGCGCTGGAGCGGGTGGGTGCGCGGGCCGGGTTCGGCGGGGACGCGTGCGCGCTCCTGGCGCGCTCCGTCGGGGAGCCGTGGACCGTGGAGGACGTGCCGCTGCTGGACGAGGCCGCGGAGCTGCTCGGGGAGGACGGGGGCGCCGCGCGGGCGCTGGAGCGCCGCGAGGACGCCGAGCGGGCCGAGGAGGAGCGGTACGCGCAGGGGGTGCTGGAGTTCACCGGCCTGTTCGAGGACAGGATGATGGACGCGGCGGCGCTGGCGGCGCGCCACCGGGACGCCGGGGCCGCGCGCACCACCGCGGACCGGGCGGGCGCGGACCGGGAGTGGACGTACGGACACGTGATCGTGGACGAGGCCCAGGAGCTGTCGCCGATGGCCTGGCGCACGGTGATGCGGCGCGTGCCGACCCGGTCGTTGACCGTGGTGGGGGACGTGGCGCAGACCGGCAGCGCGGCGGGGGCGCGTTCGTGGCTGGAGGCGCTGGAACCCTACGCGCCCGGCAAGGTGCACGTGGAGCGGCTGCGGGTGAACTACCGGACGCCGGAGCCGATCATGGCGGTGGCCGCCGACGTGCTGCGGATGGTCGCTCCGGGCGAGGAGGTGCCGGAGTCGGTGCGCGAGGAGGGCGACCCGCCGCGCGCGGTGCGGCTGGCGTCGCTGGCGGAGCTGCCCGCGCTGGTGGCCGAGGAGGCGACCGCGATCGGTGAGGGCCGGGTCGCGGTGGTCACCGCGGACCGGCACGCGGACGAGGTGGCGGCGGCGCTGCCGGGGGCCGCGCGGCCGGGGACGGCGGCCCCGGGGCGGGTGCGCGACCCCCTGGAGGAGGCGGTGGTGGTGCTGACCGCGACCGAGTCCAAGGGGCTGGAGTTCGACGCGGTGGTGGTCGTGGAACCGGGGGCGGTGCTGGCGCAGCCGCGCGGCGGCAACGACCTGTACGTGGCGGTCACCCGGGCCACGCGGCGGCTGGCGGTGGCCCACACCGGGGAGCTGCCTCGGGTGCTGGGACGCCTGGCCGGGGCCGCCCAGGGGTGA
- a CDS encoding aldo/keto reductase, giving the protein MRYTTIGDRRVSALCLGAMKFGSETDDATSAALLDRFVAAGGTFVDTADCYQYWVEGFEGHESETFLGRWRRERGVTDEVVIATKLGAQPTVPGTGAETKEGLSARAVATAAERSRERLGMDRLDVLYAHNEDPRTPLPETLEAFAALVGEGAVSHLGLSNHRAWKLERARAVTEARGWPRPRVLQYRYSYLQPRLDLPLRSAGHMHATPELLDFVRAEAAEGREYTLVAYTSLLWGAYTRPEKAAELDRAYDHPGTPARLAVLDEVARETGATRNQVVLAWLMGSDPKVVPLVGVSSLEQLDEAIEATDLVLSDEQWRRMAEAG; this is encoded by the coding sequence ATGCGCTACACCACCATCGGCGACCGCCGCGTCAGCGCCCTGTGCCTGGGCGCGATGAAGTTCGGCAGCGAGACCGACGACGCCACCTCCGCCGCGCTGCTCGACCGCTTCGTGGCGGCCGGGGGCACCTTCGTGGACACCGCGGACTGCTACCAGTACTGGGTGGAGGGCTTCGAGGGGCACGAGAGCGAGACCTTCCTGGGCCGCTGGCGGCGCGAGCGCGGCGTCACCGACGAGGTGGTCATCGCCACCAAGCTCGGCGCGCAGCCCACCGTGCCCGGCACCGGCGCGGAGACCAAGGAGGGGCTGTCGGCGCGGGCCGTGGCGACGGCCGCCGAGCGCAGCCGCGAGCGCCTGGGCATGGACCGCCTGGACGTGCTCTACGCCCACAACGAGGACCCCAGAACCCCGCTCCCGGAGACCCTGGAGGCCTTCGCCGCCCTGGTCGGCGAGGGCGCCGTCTCCCACCTGGGGCTGAGCAACCACCGCGCCTGGAAGCTGGAGAGGGCCCGCGCCGTCACCGAGGCCCGGGGGTGGCCGCGCCCCCGCGTGCTCCAGTACCGGTACAGCTACCTCCAGCCCCGCCTCGACCTGCCGCTGCGGTCCGCGGGCCACATGCACGCCACGCCCGAACTCCTGGACTTCGTCCGCGCCGAGGCCGCAGAGGGCCGCGAGTACACGCTGGTCGCCTACACCTCGCTGCTGTGGGGCGCCTACACCCGTCCGGAGAAGGCCGCCGAGCTGGACCGGGCCTACGACCACCCGGGGACCCCCGCCCGCCTGGCCGTCCTGGACGAGGTCGCCCGCGAGACCGGAGCCACCCGCAACCAGGTCGTGCTCGCCTGGCTCATGGGCAGTGACCCGAAGGTGGTGCCGCTGGTGGGGGTGAGCTCCCTGGAACAGCTGGACGAGGCGATCGAGGCCACCGACCTGGTGCTCAGCGACGAGCAGTGGAGGCGCATGGCCGAGGCGGGGTAG
- a CDS encoding MerR family transcriptional regulator yields the protein MRDYYTPGQVAQRFDLTLDTLRYYEKAGLLRRVERSPSGHRRYRADDVELLDMIRCLRETDMPIVRLREFAELIREGEHTVPDRLDLLQGHQERLDERMEEMRRCQTVIQHKIDYYRGVLAARAPEPLKETS from the coding sequence ATGAGGGACTACTACACGCCGGGCCAGGTCGCGCAGCGCTTCGACCTCACCCTGGACACCCTGCGCTACTACGAGAAGGCGGGGCTGCTGCGCCGGGTCGAGCGCTCTCCCAGCGGGCACCGCCGCTACCGGGCCGACGACGTCGAACTGCTCGACATGATCCGGTGCCTGCGCGAGACCGACATGCCCATCGTCCGGCTGCGCGAGTTCGCCGAGCTCATCCGCGAGGGCGAGCACACCGTTCCCGACCGCCTGGACCTGCTCCAGGGCCACCAGGAGCGGCTGGACGAGCGCATGGAGGAGATGCGCCGGTGCCAGACGGTGATCCAGCACAAGATCGACTACTACCGCGGCGTGCTCGCCGCCCGCGCCCCCGAACCCCTCAAGGAGACCTCCTGA
- a CDS encoding sugar phosphate isomerase/epimerase family protein — translation MPSAPEHTAPPLAGIGDEAAPDLDGQLAALAELGWNRLELRTVDGTALAALDERAFDRAAGRIREAGTDVVAVASRIADWSRPATGDFAPDLAELDVLARRCAVLGTRLVRVMSYPRDGLPEAEWGRRVRVRLRELARRAEDAGLVLVHENCAGWAGDRADRALELLAEVDSPALRLLFDTGNGVAHGYRAPEMLRELLDHVAHVHVKDAVTAPDGGVDYVPPGRGEAGTVECLRLLAAHGYTGTLSIEPHLHLRPHLRVSGADPGRGDRPAFVAYGRALEDLVARTWHTGGGPARGTGHHGGDADPHAATGAARTADGLHRTEGVR, via the coding sequence GTGCCGTCGGCGCCTGAACACACCGCTCCGCCGCTCGCCGGGATCGGCGACGAGGCGGCGCCCGACCTCGACGGACAGCTCGCCGCCCTCGCCGAACTCGGCTGGAACCGCCTGGAACTGCGCACCGTGGACGGGACCGCCCTGGCCGCCCTGGACGAGCGGGCCTTCGACCGCGCCGCCGGACGGATCCGCGAGGCCGGGACCGACGTGGTCGCCGTCGCCTCCCGCATCGCCGACTGGTCCAGGCCCGCCACCGGGGACTTCGCCCCCGACCTGGCCGAACTGGACGTCCTGGCCCGGCGCTGCGCGGTGCTGGGCACCCGGCTGGTCCGGGTCATGTCCTACCCCCGCGACGGGCTCCCCGAGGCCGAGTGGGGGCGGCGCGTCCGCGTCCGCCTGCGCGAACTGGCCCGCCGTGCCGAGGACGCGGGCCTGGTGCTCGTGCACGAGAACTGCGCGGGCTGGGCGGGGGACCGCGCCGACCGCGCCCTGGAACTGCTGGCCGAGGTGGACAGCCCGGCCCTGCGGCTGCTGTTCGACACCGGCAACGGCGTCGCCCACGGCTACCGCGCCCCGGAGATGCTGCGCGAGCTCCTCGACCACGTGGCGCACGTGCACGTCAAGGACGCCGTCACCGCGCCCGACGGCGGGGTCGACTACGTCCCGCCCGGCCGGGGGGAGGCCGGAACCGTCGAGTGCCTGCGGCTGCTGGCCGCGCACGGCTACACCGGAACGCTGTCCATCGAGCCCCACCTGCACCTGCGCCCGCACCTGCGGGTCTCGGGCGCCGACCCCGGCCGCGGCGACCGGCCCGCCTTCGTCGCCTACGGGCGCGCCCTGGAGGACCTCGTGGCCCGCACCTGGCACACCGGAGGCGGCCCCGCCAGGGGCACGGGCCACCATGGCGGGGACGCGGACCCTCACGCCGCGACCGGGGCCGCCCGTACCGCCGACGGCCTCCACCGCACCGAGGGGGTCCGGTGA
- a CDS encoding anthranilate synthase component I: protein MNPSDAQTSTYLTEGGVTVHRSATPCDPEILTELVRSVELRRGGVLSSGMEYPGRYDRWHLGYVDPCLEITTRGRRVTATALNARGRVLLPVLAGALYSVGLPDPDSTLADLQHGSVAVTVPEPDPGEFFTEEERSRRPSVFTALRAVMAALRSPEDANLGLYGAFGYDLAFQFEPIEQHIARDPGDRDLVLHLPDAVIVRDRKRETCVRYTYDFTVPADGDRAEATTRGLPRETEPTPPVVAAEVPEGPEPGSYARVVAEAKEKFRRGDLFEVVPGHRTYARCSSPARFYELLRERNPAPYEFFFNLGEGEYLVGASPEMFVRVTGEPGTGQRVETCPISGTIRRGEDALGDAENIQELLSSVKEKSELTMCTDVDRNDKSRVCEPGSVRVIGRRQIEMYSRLIHTVDHIEGTLRRDFDALDAFLTHMWAVTVTGAPKTWAMRFIEQHETSPRRWYGGAVGVLNFDGSMNTGLTLRTAHIRDGVAAVRAGATLLYDSDPEAEERETFLKARALLETLALGEREDSPAQEDSGTEAGSAELPGEGMRVLLVDHEDSFVNTLADYVRRHGAEVTTVRYGFDPSLLDRLAPDLVVLSPGPGLPEDFGMSALLDALAARSLPVFGVCLGLQGMVEHAGGELRTLDAPVHGKPGRVRVHGGRLLTGLGGADAFPAARYHSTYTLPELVKHFEVTAVLEGGADEEPVVMAVEDPAARWYAVQFHPESILTATVGEGIVARALRLARG, encoded by the coding sequence GTGAACCCCAGCGACGCACAGACCAGCACGTACCTCACCGAGGGCGGCGTCACCGTCCACCGCAGCGCCACCCCCTGCGATCCCGAGATCCTCACCGAGCTCGTCCGCTCGGTCGAGCTGCGCCGCGGCGGAGTGCTCTCCTCCGGCATGGAGTACCCGGGCCGGTACGACCGCTGGCACCTGGGCTACGTCGACCCGTGCCTGGAGATCACCACGCGCGGGCGCCGCGTCACCGCCACCGCCCTCAACGCCCGCGGCCGCGTCCTGCTGCCCGTCCTGGCCGGGGCCCTGTACTCCGTCGGCCTCCCCGACCCCGACAGCACCCTGGCCGACCTCCAACACGGCAGCGTCGCCGTCACCGTCCCCGAACCCGATCCGGGGGAGTTCTTCACCGAGGAGGAGCGCAGCCGCCGCCCCAGCGTCTTCACCGCGCTGCGCGCCGTCATGGCCGCCCTGCGCAGCCCCGAGGACGCCAACCTGGGCCTGTACGGCGCCTTCGGCTACGACCTGGCCTTCCAGTTCGAGCCCATCGAGCAGCACATCGCCCGCGACCCCGGCGACCGCGACCTGGTCCTGCACCTGCCCGACGCCGTCATCGTCCGCGACCGCAAGCGCGAGACCTGCGTGCGCTACACCTACGACTTCACCGTCCCCGCCGACGGCGACCGCGCCGAGGCCACCACGCGCGGCCTGCCGCGCGAGACCGAGCCCACCCCGCCCGTGGTCGCCGCCGAGGTGCCCGAGGGCCCCGAACCCGGCTCCTACGCCCGCGTCGTGGCCGAGGCCAAGGAGAAGTTCCGGCGCGGCGACCTGTTCGAGGTCGTCCCGGGGCACCGCACCTACGCCCGCTGCTCCTCGCCCGCCCGCTTCTACGAGCTGCTGCGCGAGCGCAACCCCGCCCCCTACGAGTTCTTCTTCAACCTCGGCGAGGGCGAGTACCTGGTCGGCGCCTCCCCGGAGATGTTCGTCCGCGTCACCGGCGAGCCCGGCACCGGACAGCGCGTGGAGACCTGCCCCATCTCGGGCACCATCCGCCGCGGCGAGGACGCCCTGGGCGACGCCGAGAACATCCAGGAACTGCTCTCCTCGGTCAAGGAGAAGTCCGAGCTCACCATGTGCACGGACGTGGACCGCAACGACAAGTCGCGCGTGTGCGAGCCGGGCAGCGTCCGCGTGATCGGCCGCCGCCAGATCGAGATGTACTCGCGCCTGATCCACACCGTCGACCACATCGAGGGCACCCTGCGCCGCGACTTCGACGCCCTGGACGCCTTCCTCACCCACATGTGGGCGGTCACCGTCACCGGCGCGCCCAAGACCTGGGCGATGCGGTTCATCGAGCAGCACGAGACCAGCCCCCGACGCTGGTACGGCGGCGCCGTCGGCGTGCTCAACTTCGACGGCTCCATGAACACCGGCCTGACCCTGCGCACCGCGCACATCCGCGACGGCGTGGCCGCCGTGCGCGCGGGCGCCACCCTGCTCTACGACTCCGACCCCGAGGCCGAGGAGCGCGAGACCTTCCTCAAGGCGCGCGCCCTGCTGGAGACCCTCGCCCTGGGCGAGCGGGAGGACTCCCCGGCGCAGGAGGACAGTGGGACCGAGGCCGGGTCAGCCGAACTCCCGGGGGAGGGCATGCGGGTGCTCCTGGTCGACCACGAGGACTCCTTCGTCAACACCCTCGCCGACTACGTGCGCCGCCACGGGGCCGAGGTGACCACGGTCCGCTACGGGTTCGACCCCTCCCTGCTCGACCGGCTCGCCCCCGACCTGGTCGTGCTCTCGCCCGGCCCCGGCCTGCCCGAGGACTTCGGGATGTCGGCCCTGCTGGACGCGCTCGCCGCCCGCAGCCTGCCGGTGTTCGGGGTGTGCCTGGGGCTCCAGGGGATGGTGGAGCACGCCGGGGGAGAACTGCGCACCCTGGACGCGCCGGTGCACGGCAAGCCCGGCCGCGTGCGGGTCCACGGCGGGCGGCTCCTCACCGGCCTGGGAGGGGCGGACGCCTTCCCGGCCGCCCGCTACCACTCCACCTACACCCTCCCCGAGCTGGTCAAGCACTTCGAGGTCACCGCCGTCCTGGAGGGCGGGGCGGATGAGGAACCCGTCGTCATGGCCGTGGAGGACCCGGCCGCGCGGTGGTACGCGGTCCAGTTCCACCCCGAGTCGATCCTCACCGCGACGGTCGGCGAGGGCATCGTGGCGCGGGCCCTGCGCCTGGCCCGCGGCTGA
- a CDS encoding GPGG-motif small membrane protein, with translation MGILLTILGIILIVAGVLGVLRGQLLWGIIAIVVGLFVAPGYFYGF, from the coding sequence ATGGGTATTCTACTGACAATCCTCGGAATCATTCTCATCGTCGCCGGTGTTCTCGGGGTGCTGCGCGGGCAGCTCCTGTGGGGCATCATCGCCATCGTCGTCGGGCTCTTCGTGGCCCCCGGCTACTTCTACGGCTTCTAG
- the thyX gene encoding FAD-dependent thymidylate synthase — protein sequence MKRVEPQVRLVARPQVDYDAIADYLKEVGGEAWLERFDRGELDAHLNDPQNLAEFAGRLCYRSWEPGLNPNVTRVRTDQDAYLGNILASMHGSVLEHISFSFVLHNVSRVLTHELIRHRPGVAVSQESLRFVRLSDLPFWFPDWAEDDPELMERATAMLRQMEEFQLWMADHFGLDDEGVKFAEKKHKTSFMRRFAPEGVATGLVWTANVRTLRHTLEARTAPGAEEEIRLLFDLIGRTLQEEAPALFGDYEVRDGAWVPRYRKV from the coding sequence GTGAAGAGGGTCGAGCCGCAGGTCCGTCTGGTGGCGCGTCCGCAGGTGGACTACGACGCCATCGCCGACTACCTCAAGGAGGTCGGCGGGGAGGCGTGGCTGGAGCGGTTCGACCGCGGTGAGCTCGACGCCCACCTCAACGACCCCCAGAACCTCGCCGAGTTCGCCGGGCGGCTGTGCTACCGCTCCTGGGAGCCGGGCCTGAACCCCAACGTGACCCGGGTGCGCACCGACCAGGACGCCTACCTCGGCAACATCCTGGCCAGCATGCACGGCTCCGTCCTGGAGCACATCAGCTTCAGCTTCGTCCTGCACAACGTCTCGCGGGTGCTCACCCACGAGCTGATCCGGCACCGTCCGGGCGTGGCCGTCTCCCAGGAGTCCCTGCGCTTCGTGCGCCTGTCCGACCTGCCGTTCTGGTTCCCCGACTGGGCCGAGGACGACCCCGAGCTGATGGAGCGCGCCACCGCGATGCTCCGCCAGATGGAGGAGTTCCAGCTCTGGATGGCCGACCACTTCGGCCTGGACGACGAGGGCGTCAAGTTCGCGGAGAAGAAGCACAAGACCTCCTTCATGCGCCGCTTCGCCCCCGAGGGCGTGGCCACCGGCCTGGTGTGGACCGCCAACGTGCGCACCCTGCGCCACACCCTGGAGGCGCGCACCGCCCCCGGCGCGGAGGAGGAGATCCGCCTGCTGTTCGACCTCATCGGTCGGACCCTCCAGGAGGAGGCCCCTGCGCTCTTCGGCGACTACGAGGTCCGGGACGGCGCCTGGGTACCCAGGTACCGCAAGGTCTGA
- a CDS encoding Gfo/Idh/MocA family oxidoreductase gives MLHTLIVGLGRSGEGLHLPSLAKARAQAPALFAAGPVVGFDPFRGPVEGVLTADSLEEAARCAPPSRTVVHLCTPPHLRSGPLEHLARLGYRMVVVEKPLALDLVDLAAVARLRRRWGLDLTVTTQWLDSALTRRLRAAVRGRVFGDLRAVTVVQNKPRFTRTAQTPGHPTAFDVEVPHALAVVISLAGGADVTAASLEDMVTEQSRLPGLGRARLDLAHHGGVRSRIDSDLTSPVRERRITLEFDRAVLTGHYPCSAADHTAQLSVDATGHRASHSVFADDALPAFLRAAYARYARSFRGPGTLPVQVEAVRLLTEAKGLCAAHGRRQEVGSAVGA, from the coding sequence ATGCTGCACACCCTCATCGTCGGTCTGGGCAGATCGGGAGAAGGGCTGCACCTGCCGTCGCTGGCCAAAGCGCGGGCACAGGCCCCCGCCCTGTTCGCCGCGGGGCCGGTGGTGGGATTCGACCCGTTCCGGGGCCCCGTCGAGGGGGTCCTCACCGCCGACTCCCTGGAGGAGGCGGCCCGTTGCGCGCCGCCCTCGCGCACCGTGGTCCACCTGTGCACGCCGCCGCACCTGCGCTCCGGTCCGCTGGAGCACCTGGCCCGCCTCGGCTACCGCATGGTCGTCGTGGAGAAGCCGCTGGCCCTGGACCTGGTGGACCTGGCCGCCGTCGCCCGGCTGCGGCGGCGCTGGGGCCTGGACCTGACCGTCACCACCCAGTGGCTGGACAGCGCGCTCACGCGGCGACTGCGCGCCGCGGTGCGGGGCCGCGTCTTCGGCGACCTGCGCGCCGTCACGGTCGTGCAGAACAAGCCCCGCTTCACCCGCACCGCGCAGACGCCGGGCCACCCCACCGCCTTCGACGTGGAGGTCCCGCACGCGCTGGCCGTGGTGATCAGCCTGGCCGGGGGAGCGGACGTCACCGCGGCCTCCCTGGAGGACATGGTCACCGAGCAGTCCCGGCTGCCCGGACTGGGCCGCGCCCGCCTCGACCTGGCGCACCACGGCGGGGTGCGCAGCCGGATCGACTCCGACCTGACCTCCCCCGTCCGCGAGCGCCGCATCACGCTGGAGTTCGACCGCGCCGTGCTCACCGGCCACTACCCGTGCAGCGCGGCCGACCACACCGCCCAGCTGTCGGTGGACGCCACCGGGCACCGGGCCTCCCACTCGGTCTTCGCCGACGACGCCCTCCCCGCCTTCCTCCGCGCCGCCTACGCCCGCTACGCCCGCTCCTTCCGCGGCCCCGGCACGCTCCCGGTCCAGGTCGAGGCGGTCCGGTTGCTCACCGAGGCCAAGGGGCTGTGCGCGGCCCACGGCCGCAGGCAGGAGGTGGGCAGTGCCGTCGGCGCCTGA
- a CDS encoding TetR/AcrR family transcriptional regulator, with protein sequence MALERARPAALTDSSDASGAPAPQASAPRGGRGARGRDPERRRAILDAADRVIQRDGPDASMVVIAAEAGISKPILYRHFGDKGGLYRALARRHVDPLIERIREELHQHTEFEVRARATVGAYLSMISQNLNLYRFLMDRATSEDSRTRGDLGMMVRRLGEELADQLVAERRVGDRPRSQIVAHAVVGMVQAAGEWWLEHPEVGEEEIIDDLTAAVVGAIRAGET encoded by the coding sequence GTGGCACTCGAACGCGCGCGGCCGGCCGCGCTGACCGACAGCAGTGACGCCTCCGGCGCGCCCGCGCCGCAGGCCTCGGCCCCGCGCGGAGGGCGGGGCGCGCGCGGACGCGACCCCGAGCGGCGCCGCGCCATCCTGGACGCGGCCGACCGGGTGATCCAGCGCGACGGCCCGGACGCGTCGATGGTGGTCATCGCGGCCGAGGCCGGGATCAGCAAACCGATCCTGTACCGGCACTTCGGTGACAAGGGCGGCCTGTACCGGGCACTCGCCCGGCGCCACGTGGACCCGCTCATCGAGCGCATCCGCGAGGAGCTGCACCAGCACACCGAGTTCGAGGTCCGGGCCCGCGCCACGGTCGGCGCCTACCTGTCGATGATCTCCCAGAACCTCAACCTCTACCGGTTCCTGATGGACCGGGCCACCTCCGAGGACTCCCGGACCCGCGGCGACCTGGGCATGATGGTCCGCCGCCTGGGCGAGGAGCTCGCCGACCAGCTCGTCGCCGAACGGCGCGTCGGCGACCGCCCGCGCTCCCAGATCGTCGCGCACGCCGTCGTGGGCATGGTGCAGGCGGCGGGGGAGTGGTGGCTGGAGCACCCCGAGGTCGGCGAGGAGGAGATCATCGACGACCTCACCGCCGCGGTGGTCGGCGCCATCCGCGCCGGCGAGACCTAG